A single genomic interval of Leptospirales bacterium harbors:
- a CDS encoding tetratricopeptide repeat protein codes for MLPARFHGSLLVLLLGAPAIPLAAQNAPAQNQNAAANADVSTPATPASGGQNDSSPGAAELPTQGERVRRLRREQILREGEQSYGYARELADDGMQTRAIEILQDFLDLHADHPRRASALQLLARLQSEAGHIEQAVSALARAYREAPAAETAARAYLQAGRLLAGQGETERARRIFVEVQARDPGSLTSRLAEQELLALDLPPAQRTPAANGNREAPAEAASTPLFPAERTRADDAAQPRGAQPIPANPMPMSAADGGEAAAGRAAQESANNMRSAALDRMGEGIEAMPDEQRAADQN; via the coding sequence ATGCTGCCGGCTAGATTTCACGGTTCGCTTCTTGTTCTGCTGCTTGGCGCTCCGGCAATTCCGCTGGCGGCCCAAAACGCTCCCGCTCAAAATCAGAATGCCGCCGCCAATGCAGATGTGAGTACGCCAGCGACCCCGGCGTCAGGCGGCCAGAACGACTCGTCGCCCGGCGCTGCGGAATTGCCGACACAGGGCGAGCGCGTCCGCCGTCTGCGCCGCGAACAGATTCTGCGCGAAGGCGAGCAGAGTTATGGCTACGCGCGCGAACTGGCCGACGACGGCATGCAGACGCGCGCCATTGAAATTCTCCAGGATTTTCTCGATTTGCACGCTGATCATCCGCGACGTGCAAGCGCACTGCAATTGCTGGCGCGCTTGCAAAGCGAAGCAGGTCATATCGAGCAAGCGGTCAGTGCGCTGGCGCGCGCCTACCGCGAGGCGCCGGCCGCTGAGACTGCGGCGCGCGCCTATCTTCAAGCCGGGCGTTTGCTGGCCGGGCAGGGCGAAACCGAACGCGCCCGCCGCATTTTTGTAGAGGTGCAAGCGCGGGACCCAGGTTCTCTGACCAGTCGGCTGGCCGAGCAGGAACTCCTGGCCCTGGACCTGCCGCCGGCGCAGCGGACGCCAGCCGCCAATGGCAACCGGGAGGCGCCAGCAGAAGCGGCTTCGACGCCCTTGTTCCCCGCGGAAAGGACCAGAGCGGACGACGCGGCGCAGCCGAGGGGGGCGCAGCCGATCCCCGCCAATCCGATGCCCATGTCAGCCGCAGACGGCGGCGAGGCGGCCGCCGGCCGCGCAGCGCAAGAGAGCGCAAACAATATGCGCTCTGCCGCGCTGGACCGGATGGGCGAAGGCATAGAAGCTATGCCAGATGAGCAGAGGGCTGCCGACCAAAATTGA
- a CDS encoding Crp/Fnr family transcriptional regulator — MAFQMVQFKANSYAIIEGKKDANKFYIIIQGKLRTQKSAPVVGEESSIILGPGDFFGVESAMSNHSRIETVVAMSDCNLIEVGSDQFGLLIQKNAPVAMKIIRSFSQKLRSFDNTIARISFRNVVEEDPSHLFDLGEYWFKEQRFNHAAYAFQRYLQWCPKGEHISETKMRLQGMNKPLKAPPVAEASINRHVKSEDMIFCENEPGYELYIIQGGRIKITKMVDGQEVMLAVLQPGDIFGEMAILDNKPRSATASCAEDATLLAINKANFEGMVKAQPQLATKLITLLSERIWTAYRQLANLMINDPAGRLYDTLLTLAEKNHVRIAAKAAYNFDIGGKDLLKMVGLDPIKDERLLMELLKSRWLKLDAGKLICMDLGELEKQVAFYKKKAAMERKREQTAAVK; from the coding sequence ATGGCCTTCCAGATGGTACAATTCAAGGCGAACTCCTACGCCATCATCGAAGGGAAAAAGGACGCCAACAAATTCTATATCATCATCCAGGGCAAGCTGCGCACGCAGAAGTCCGCTCCCGTTGTCGGCGAGGAGAGTTCGATTATCCTCGGGCCGGGCGACTTTTTTGGCGTAGAAAGCGCCATGTCCAACCACAGCCGCATTGAAACCGTGGTGGCCATGTCCGATTGCAATCTCATTGAAGTCGGTTCGGATCAATTTGGCCTGCTGATTCAAAAAAACGCCCCGGTGGCAATGAAGATCATTCGCAGCTTCTCGCAGAAGTTGCGCTCCTTCGATAATACTATTGCACGCATCTCTTTTCGAAACGTAGTGGAAGAAGATCCTTCGCACCTCTTCGACCTGGGCGAGTACTGGTTCAAAGAGCAGCGCTTCAACCATGCAGCGTACGCATTCCAGCGCTATTTGCAATGGTGTCCCAAGGGCGAACACATCAGTGAAACGAAGATGCGTTTGCAGGGAATGAATAAGCCGCTGAAGGCCCCGCCCGTGGCAGAAGCCAGCATTAATCGTCATGTAAAATCAGAGGATATGATCTTCTGCGAAAACGAACCCGGCTATGAGCTCTACATCATTCAGGGCGGTCGCATCAAGATCACCAAGATGGTGGATGGACAGGAAGTGATGCTGGCCGTCCTGCAGCCTGGCGATATCTTCGGCGAGATGGCGATCCTGGACAACAAGCCGCGCAGTGCGACTGCCAGTTGCGCGGAGGACGCAACGCTGCTGGCAATCAACAAGGCGAACTTCGAAGGCATGGTTAAGGCGCAGCCGCAGCTGGCGACCAAGCTGATCACGTTGTTATCAGAGCGGATCTGGACGGCTTACCGTCAGCTGGCTAACTTAATGATCAATGATCCAGCCGGCCGCCTCTACGATACGCTGTTAACCCTTGCAGAGAAAAACCACGTAAGAATTGCGGCTAAAGCGGCGTACAATTTCGACATTGGCGGCAAAGACCTGCTGAAGATGGTGGGTCTCGATCCAATCAAAGATGAGCGACTGTTGATGGAGCTGCTCAAGTCGCGCTGGCTAAAGCTTGATGCAGGCAAGCTGATCTGCATGGACCTGGGCGAGTTGGAAAAACAGGTTGCCTTCTACAAAAAGAAAGCCGCTATGGAGCGCAAGCGGGAGCAAACCGCGGCCGTCAAGTAG